A genomic stretch from Serratia entomophila includes:
- the fetB gene encoding iron efflux ABC transporter permease subunit FetB: MNQHNITNESLGLSMVLVVIAILISHREKLALEKDIIWSICRAVVQLIAVGYVLKYIFDLNNAALTVLMVLFICFNAAYNAKKRSKYIERAFVTSFIAITTGAVLTLAVLVLTGSIEFTPMQVIPIAGMVAGNAMVAVGLCYTQLGQRFKGDQQKIQEMLSLGATPKFASAGLIRDSIRASLIPTIDSAKTVGLVSLPGMMSGLIFAGIDPVKAIKYQIMVTFMLLSTASLSTIIACYLAYRKFYNARHQLVVSSLK, from the coding sequence ATGAACCAGCATAACATCACCAATGAATCATTAGGGTTGTCGATGGTATTGGTGGTTATCGCCATCCTGATCAGCCACCGGGAAAAGCTGGCGCTGGAAAAGGACATCATCTGGAGCATCTGCCGGGCGGTGGTGCAGCTGATTGCCGTCGGCTATGTGCTGAAATATATTTTCGACCTGAACAACGCTGCGCTGACCGTGCTGATGGTGCTGTTCATCTGTTTCAACGCCGCCTACAACGCCAAAAAGCGCAGCAAATATATCGAACGCGCGTTCGTCACCTCGTTTATCGCCATCACCACCGGCGCGGTGCTGACGCTGGCGGTGCTGGTGTTGACCGGCTCGATTGAATTCACGCCGATGCAGGTGATCCCGATTGCCGGCATGGTGGCCGGCAACGCCATGGTGGCGGTGGGGCTGTGCTACACCCAACTCGGGCAGCGTTTCAAGGGCGACCAGCAGAAGATCCAGGAGATGCTCAGCCTGGGCGCTACGCCGAAATTCGCCTCGGCGGGGCTGATCCGCGACAGCATCCGCGCCTCGCTCATTCCCACCATTGATTCGGCGAAAACCGTCGGGCTGGTGAGCCTGCCGGGCATGATGTCCGGCCTGATCTTCGCCGGCATCGATCCGGTCAAGGCGATTAAGTACCAGATCATGGTGACCTTTATGCTGCTGTCCACCGCCAGCCTGTCGACCATCATTGCCTGCTACCTGGCCTACCGCAAGTTCTACAACGCCCGCCACCAGCTGGTGGTCAGCAGCCTGAAGTAG
- a CDS encoding TIM barrel protein — MTIALDRFCINRKIAPNLDLDRFFRLVKQCGLSKVELRNDMPSGKVTDDLSDSQLNALAAEHGIEIVTINALGMFNLLDDAAALQQRAQALLSQAQAIHSKALVLCPHCSAGDARSEQQKRDDTLAALKLLAPLFQRYGVQGYVEPLGFGISSLRSSLLTQTLIRDAGAPYKIVLDTFHHYLSGVAQAEFDAQIQVAQIGLVHLSGVEDGRAKDSLSDEERIMLSERDRLESRRQVQNLERLGYTGIYAFEPFSSQLEGWSEADIEREIRQSIALLQG; from the coding sequence ATGACCATTGCGCTGGACCGTTTTTGCATCAACCGCAAGATCGCCCCAAACCTCGATTTGGACCGTTTTTTCCGCCTGGTGAAACAGTGCGGGCTCAGTAAAGTTGAGCTGCGCAACGATATGCCCAGCGGCAAGGTCACGGACGATCTGAGCGACTCGCAGCTCAACGCGCTGGCGGCGGAGCACGGCATCGAGATCGTCACCATCAACGCGCTCGGCATGTTTAACCTGCTGGATGATGCGGCGGCGCTGCAGCAGCGGGCGCAAGCCCTGCTGAGCCAGGCACAGGCCATTCACAGCAAGGCGCTGGTGCTGTGCCCGCACTGCAGCGCCGGCGACGCGCGCAGCGAGCAGCAAAAACGGGACGATACGCTGGCCGCGCTGAAGCTGTTGGCGCCGCTGTTCCAGCGCTACGGCGTGCAGGGCTACGTGGAGCCGCTGGGCTTCGGCATCAGCTCGCTGCGCTCGTCGTTGCTGACGCAGACGCTGATCCGCGACGCGGGCGCGCCCTACAAAATCGTGCTCGATACCTTCCATCACTACCTGAGCGGCGTGGCGCAGGCCGAGTTCGACGCGCAAATCCAGGTGGCGCAAATCGGCCTGGTGCACCTGTCCGGGGTAGAGGACGGACGAGCCAAAGACAGCTTGAGCGATGAAGAGCGCATCATGTTGAGCGAGCGGGATCGGCTGGAAAGCCGGCGGCAGGTGCAGAACCTGGAACGCCTCGGTTATACCGGCATTTACGCCTTCGAGCCGTTCTCGTCGCAGCTGGAGGGCTGGTCCGAGGCGGATATTGAACGTGAAATCCGCCAGAGCATCGCCCTGTTGCAAGGGTGA